The Manihot esculenta cultivar AM560-2 chromosome 1, M.esculenta_v8, whole genome shotgun sequence genome has a window encoding:
- the LOC110630682 gene encoding AUGMIN subunit 5 isoform X2 → MQSSGSSVAQPEVILDWLQKEMGYRPLGPYTASTNKSQLPSIDALRKICRGNMLPIWSFLTKRVKSEKTVENIRKNMVVHGGVAVETGGSVNLGKEEGRSKGGRRKEKTVGESSSSAENREAALHERNLAAKEVERLRNIVRRQRKDLRARMMEVSREEAERKRMLDERAKNRHKQVMLEAYDQQCDEAAKIFVEYHKRLCHYVNGARNSQRSSVDSFLEVVNSLSANGKKEAVYSTVKGTKSADDIVLIETTREKNIRKACESLAVYMIDRIRNSFPAYEGSGIHLNPQLEAAKLGIDFDGELPNEVRTTIMNCLKNPPQLLEAITAYASHLKTLISREIEKIDVRADAETLRYKYENNKVMDISSPDVISPLNYQLYGNGKVATDVPSRGSQNQLLERQKAHVQQFLATEDAINKAAEARDMYQKLIKRLHGSGGVISSNSLSVGGPSQNTGSLRQFELEVWAKERETAGLRASLSTLMSEVQRLNKLCAERKEAEDSLRKKWKKIEEFDARRSELEAIYTALLKSNMDAAAFWNQQPLAAREFASSTIIPACTVVADIANNAKDLIDKEVNAFSQSPDNSLYMLPSTPQALLESMGSIGSTGPEALAAAEKNAALLTARAGARDPSAIPSICRVSAALQYPAGKFLFIHMARGMATFLYCSLAGY, encoded by the exons ATGCAGAGCTCAGGTAGCTCAGTAGCTCAACCAGAGGTCATATTGGACTGGCTTCAGAAAGAGATGGGCTACAGGCCGTTGGGACCGTACACTGCCTCTACGAACAAATCCCAGTTGCCCTCCATTGATGCGCTTCGCAAGATCTGCCGTGGAAACATGCTACCCATTTGGAGTTTCTTGACAAAGAGAGTGAAATCGGAGAAGACTGTCGAAAATATAAGAAAGAATATGGTGGTGCATGGTGGTGTGGCTGTTGAGACTGGTGGCTCTGTGAATTTGGGGAAAGAGGAAGGTCGGAGTAAAGGAGGGAGGAGGAAGGAAAAGACAGTTGGGGAGAGTTCTAGCTCGGCAGAGAATCGGGAAGCCGCTTTGCATGAGAGGAATTTGGCGGCGAAGGAGGTAGAGAGGTTGAGAAACATTGTAAGGAGGCAGAGGAAGGATTTGAGAGCTAGGATGATGGAGGTCTCGAGAGAGGAGGCTGAGCGGAAGAGAATGCTTGATGAGCGTGCAAAAAACAG GCATAAGCAGGTGATGTTGGAGGCTTATGATCAACAATGTGATGAAGCAGCAAAAATATTTGTAGAGTATCATAAACGTCTCTGTCACTATGTTAATGGAGCGAGGAATTCTCAACGATCAAGTGTTGATTCGTTCCTTGAAGTAGTTAATAGCCTTAGTGCAAACGGTAAAAAGGAGGCTGTATATTCTACTGTTAAGGGCACTAAATCTGCAGATGACATTGTCCTCATTGAAACAACTAGGGAAAAAAATATTCGGAAGGCATGTGAATCTCTTGCAGTTTATATGATTGATAGAATACGCAATTCTTTTCCAGCTTATGAAGGAAGTGGCATTCATTTGAATCCTCAATTAGAAGCGGCCAAGTTGGGAATTGATTTTGATGGGGAACTACCCAATGAAGTTAGAACTACCATTATGAATTGCTTGAAGAATcctccccaattacttgaggcaaTTACTGCATATGCGTCACACCTGAAAACTTTGATTTCTAGAGAAATAGAGAAAATTGATGTTAGAGCTGATGCAGAAACCTTGAG ATACAAGTATGAGAACAACAAAGTAATGGATATTTCTTCTCCTGATGTAATATCGCCATTAAATTATCAACTTTATGGCAATGGAAAGGTTGCAACAGATGTACCCTCTAGAGGAAGCCAAAATCAACTTCTTGAAAGACAG AAAGCTCATGTTCAGCAATTTTTAGCTACTGAAGATGCAATAAACAAAGCTGCAGAAGCTAGGGATATGTATCAAAAGCTCATAAAACGCTTGCATGGTAGTGGTGGTGTAATTTCATCTAACTCGCTTAGTGTTGGTGGCCCATCACAGAACACGGGCAGTCTCAGGCAATTTGAG TTGGAGGTTTGGGCCAAGGAGAGAGAAACTGCTGGACTGAGGGCAAGCTTGAGTACCTTGATGTCTGAAGTCCAAAGGTTAAATAAGCTGTGTGCAGAAAGGAAAGAAGCTGAAGATTCTTTGAGAAAGAAGTGGAAGAAAATTGAAGAGTTTGATGCACGCAGATCTGAACTTGAAGCCATATATACTGCTTTATTGAAGTCTAACATG GATGCTGCTGCATTTTGGAATCAACAGCCATTGGCTGCAAGGGAATTTGCATCAAGTACTATAATTCCAGCATGTACTGTTGTTGCAGATATTGCAAACAACGCAAAAGATCTTATTGATAAAGAAGTTAATGCCTTTTCTCAAAGTCCTGATAATAGCTTATACATGCTTCCTTCAACCCCTCAG GCTCTTTTGGAGTCTATGGGTTCTATCGGATCTACAGGACCTGAAGCTCTTGCTGCTGCTGAGAAGAATGCTGCTTTATTGACAGCAAGAGCTGGTGCTAGAGATCCATCAGCAATTCCATCCATATGTCGTGTATCTGCTGCTCTTCAGTATCCTGCTGGTAAGTTCTTATTCATTCATATGGCTAGAGGTATGGCTACCTTTTTGTATTGCTCCTTGGCAGGTTATTAG
- the LOC110630665 gene encoding E3 ubiquitin-protein ligase At3g02290 isoform X2, with product MCLKYSLLFRRGEVHPVPLSIQGAASMTSASLDNSLCDMYRSPPRPLPYDADPRYFRMQRDGLVSRREKGSSHSHEESEPLRSDNDADSDSVSTADKWSASACEEGSKEQRVRSSLKLSSAKTVGIGYIYSSSEDEDVCPTCLEEYTPENPKIVTKCSHHFHLGCIYEWMERSDSCPVCGKVMAFDETT from the exons ATGTGCCTAAAG TATTCCCTATTATTTCGAAGAGGGGAAGTGCATCCTGTCCCTTTATCCATTCAGGGGGCTGCATCCATGACTTCTGCGTCACTCGACAACTCTCTCTGTGACATGTATCGTTCTCCTCCAAGGCCTTTGCCATATGATGCCGATCCCAGATATTTTCGCATGCAGCGCGATGGTTTGGTTTCAAGACGTGAGAAGGGCTCAAGTCATTCACATGAGGAATCAGAGCCATTAAGAAGTGATAATGATGCTGATTCTGATTCCGTGAGCACAGCAGACAAATGGTCTGCATCTGCTTGTGAAGAAGGATCCAAAGAACAGCGTGTTAGATCCTCACTGAAGCTCTCTTCAGCAAAAACTGTTGGGATTGGATACATTTATTCATCCTCAGAAGATGAGGATGTCTGTCCAACATGCCTTGAAG AATATACACCAGAGAACCCCAAAATAGTGACTAAATGCTCCCACCACTTCCACCTCGGTTGTATTTATGAATGGATGGAAAGAAGTGACAGCTGCCCAGTCTGTGGCAAG GTAATGGCATTCGATGAAACGACATGA
- the LOC110630647 gene encoding ultraviolet-B receptor UVR8, whose amino-acid sequence MDIDEIIGETARSSMNLPTKSAIYVWGYNHSGQTGRKGKELQLRIPKQLPPELFGCPAGANARWLDIACGREHTAAVASDGSLFTWGANEFGQLGDGTEEGRKHPKKVKQLETEFVKSVSCGAHCTAAIAEPRENDGSMSTSRLWVWGQNQGSNYPHLLWGAFAPNTIIRQVSCGAVHVVALSEDGLLQAWGYNEYGQLGRGVTCEGLQGARLINAYAKFLDEAPELVKITQVSCGEYHTAAISEKGEVYTWGLGNMGQLGHTSLQSGDKELLPRRVVALDGISIKKVACGGVHTCAVTEKGALYAWGGSQAGQLGLGPQNASFSFIPSDTESFLRNIPVLVVPSGVQLVACGHSHTLISLKDGRIHGWGYNSYGQAANEQTTYAWYPSPVDWCVGEVRKLAAGGGHSAALTDACSLKELCEFRLADSVNLSNALEIEDAASRNGADALARLCGRLREQFLDCDEIGCEDDEMSGGKN is encoded by the exons ATGGATATTGATGAGATTATTGGGGAGACCGCAAGGTCGTCCATGAACCTACCAACAAAGAGTGCAATTTATGTGTGGGGATATAATCACAGTGGGCAAACGGGCAGGAAGGGCAAGGAGCTTCAATTGCGGATTCCAAAGCAGCTTCCTCCTGAGCTCTTTGGGTGCCCGGCGGGTGCCAATGCTCGCTGGTTAGATATAGCTTGTGGCCGTGAGCACACTGCGGCTGTAGCCTCTGATGGCTCGCTTTTCACTTGGG GTGCTAATGAATTTGGTCAATTGGGCGATGGCACTGAGGAGGGGAGGAAGCACCCTAAAAAAGTCAAGCAGTTGGAGACTGAGTTTGTGAAATCTGTATCTTGTGGAGCACATTGTACTGCTGCTATTGCAGAGCCTCGTGAAAATGATGGATCCATGTCAACAAGTAGACTTTGGGTTTGGGGACAAAACCAA GGTTCAAATTATCCACATTTATTATGGGGGGCCTTTGCACCAAACACG ATTATCCGTCAAGTATCCTGTGGTGCAGTACATGTGGTGGCTTTATCAGAGGATGGCCTACTACAAGCTTGGG GCTATAATGAATATGGTCAACTTGGCAGAGGTGTAACTTGTGAAGGACTTCAGGGAGCTCGTTTAATAAATGCTTATGCAAAGTTTCTTGATGAAGCCCCTGAGCTCGTGAAGATTACCCAGGTGTCATGTGGGGAGTACCACACAGCTGCTATATCTGAAAAAGGCGAGGT CTATACATGGGGACTAGGAAATATGGGCCAACTTGGCCACACTTCTCTTCAGTCTGGGGATAAAGAGCTACTGCCTAGGCGTGTGGTTGCTCTTGATGGAATTTCCATAAAGAAAGTCGCATGTGGAGGTGTACACACTTGTGCTGTGACTGAAAAAGGAGCTCTTTATGCCTGGGGTGGTAGTCAAGCTGGGCAGTTAGGCCTTGGCCCCCAAAATGCATCATTTTCATTTATTCCTAGTGATACTGAATCATTTCTTCGAAATATCCCTGTGTTGGTAGTACCTAGTGGCGTGCAACTGGTTGCTTGTGGACATTCTCACACACTTATTTCTTTGAAGGATGGAAGGATACATGGATGGGGTTATAATAGCTATGGACAGGCTGCTAATGAGCAAACTACATATGCTTGGTATCCATCACCGGTGGACTG GTGTGTAGGGGAAGTGCGAAAACTAGCAGCTGGCGGTGGCCATTCTGCAGCGTTGACTGATGCTTGTTCCTTAAAAGAGTTGTGTGAATTTAGACTTGCAGATAGTGTTAATCTATCAAATGCTTTGGAGATTGAGGATGCTGCATCCAGAAATGGAGCAGATGCTTTAGCACGCCTCTGTGGAAGATTAAG GGAGCAGTTTCTGGATTGTGATGAGATAGGTTGTGAAGATGATGAGATGAGCGGTGGGAAGAACTGA
- the LOC110623167 gene encoding truncated transcription factor CAULIFLOWER A isoform X1, producing MGRGRVQLKRIENKISRQVTFSKRRTGLLKKAHEISVLCDAEVALIVFSTKGKLFEYSTDSSMESILEKYERYSSAEQVNNQSEQQGNWSLECSKLMARIEVLQRSLRNFAGEDLDGMSLRELQHLEQQIDTGLKRVRTRKNQLYNESISELQKKEKALHEQNNMLSKQLEQNEKTMAEGSNWEQQNLGQNPTSFMPLPPPAIGYHLISLVLFSLKIKQNFESMHDLLQLSKFSYPLMRTVSG from the exons ATGGGGAGAGGTAGGGTTCAGCTCAAGCGGATCGAGAACAAGATTAGCAGGCAAGTCACTTTTTCCAAGAGAAGGACTGGTCTGCTCAAGAAAGCTCATGAGATCTCAGTTCTTTGTGATGCTGAGGTTGCTTTGATTGTTTTCTCAACTAAAGGGAAGCTCTTTGAGTACTCCACTGATTCAAG CATGGAAAGCATTTTGGAAAAATATGAAAGATATTCATCTGCAGAACAAGTCAACAACCAATCCGAACAACAG GGAAATTGGTCTTTGGAATGCTCCAAGCTCATGGCAAGAATTGAAGTTCTGCAAAGAAGCCTAAG GAACTTTGCAGGAGAAGATTTAGATGGCATGAGTCTAAGAGAACTCCAACACTTGGAGCAACAGATTGATACTGGTCTTAAGCGAGTTCGAACAAGAAAG AATCAACTCTACAATGAATCCATTTCTGAGCTTCAGAAGAAG GAAAAAGCACTGCATGAGCAAAACAACATGTTAAGCAAGCAG ctCGAGCAAAATGAGAAGACAATGGCAGAGGGTTCAAACTGGGAGCAGCAAAATCTTGGACAGAACCCAACCTCTTTCATGCCACTTCCACCTCCAGCTATTGGGTATCATCTCATCTCTCTCGTCCTCTTTTCATTAAAGATTAAGCAAAACTTTGAATCCATGCATGATTTATTACAACTGAGCAAGTTCTCGTACCCATTGATGAGAACAGTATCTGGGTAG
- the LOC110623167 gene encoding agamous-like MADS-box protein FUL-L isoform X2, which produces MGRGRVQLKRIENKISRQVTFSKRRTGLLKKAHEISVLCDAEVALIVFSTKGKLFEYSTDSSMESILEKYERYSSAEQVNNQSEQQGNWSLECSKLMARIEVLQRSLRNFAGEDLDGMSLRELQHLEQQIDTGLKRVRTRKNQLYNESISELQKKEKALHEQNNMLSKQLEQNEKTMAEGSNWEQQNLGQNPTSFMPLPPPAIGGTLQTREFMKENEEGMAQIEEPNTMQMPSWMLRHVNE; this is translated from the exons ATGGGGAGAGGTAGGGTTCAGCTCAAGCGGATCGAGAACAAGATTAGCAGGCAAGTCACTTTTTCCAAGAGAAGGACTGGTCTGCTCAAGAAAGCTCATGAGATCTCAGTTCTTTGTGATGCTGAGGTTGCTTTGATTGTTTTCTCAACTAAAGGGAAGCTCTTTGAGTACTCCACTGATTCAAG CATGGAAAGCATTTTGGAAAAATATGAAAGATATTCATCTGCAGAACAAGTCAACAACCAATCCGAACAACAG GGAAATTGGTCTTTGGAATGCTCCAAGCTCATGGCAAGAATTGAAGTTCTGCAAAGAAGCCTAAG GAACTTTGCAGGAGAAGATTTAGATGGCATGAGTCTAAGAGAACTCCAACACTTGGAGCAACAGATTGATACTGGTCTTAAGCGAGTTCGAACAAGAAAG AATCAACTCTACAATGAATCCATTTCTGAGCTTCAGAAGAAG GAAAAAGCACTGCATGAGCAAAACAACATGTTAAGCAAGCAG ctCGAGCAAAATGAGAAGACAATGGCAGAGGGTTCAAACTGGGAGCAGCAAAATCTTGGACAGAACCCAACCTCTTTCATGCCACTTCCACCTCCAGCTATTGG TGGCACTCTCCAGACAAGAGAgttcatgaaagaaaatgaggaggGCATGGCTCAGATTGAGGAGCCCAATACAATGCAGATGCCATCTTGGATGCTTCGTCATGTCAATGAATAG
- the LOC110620104 gene encoding uncharacterized protein YwbO: MTQSFSNNSGKKLIQIDVSSDTVCPWCFVGKKNLDKAIAASKDRFDFEIKWHPFFLDPSAPKEGVNKLQYYRRKFGSGTDGMMAQMTQIFRGLGLDYNTSGLTGNTLDSHRLVYFAGQQGLDKQHNLVEELFLGYFTQAKYVGDREFLLECAAKAGVEGAAEFLEDPNNGVKEVNDELNKYSANISGVPYYVVSGKHKLSGGQPTEAFLRAFEAAAN; encoded by the exons ATGACTCAGTCATTCAGTAACAACAGTGGCAAGAAGCTTATTCAAATTGATGTCAGTTCAGACACTGTATGCCCATGGTGCTTTGTCGGAAAGAAAAACTTAGACAAAGCTATCGCTGCTTCTAAAGACCGATTTGATTTTGAG ATCAAATGGCATCCATtttttcttgatccatctgCCCCTAAAGAAGGCGTGAATAAGCTGCAGTACTATAGAAGAAAGTTTGGATCTGGAACTGATGGAATGATGGCTCAGATGACACAG ATTTTTAGGGGCCTTGGTCTGGATTATAACACATCTGGTCTCAC GGGCAATACTTTAGACAGCCACAGACTTGTGTATTTTGCTGGCCAACAGGGTCTTGATAAGCAACATAATCTTGTAGAGGAGTTGTTCCTTGGTTATTTCACACAGGCTAAATATGTGGGTGACAG GGAATTTCTCCTGGAATGTGCTGCAAAGGCTGGGGTAGAGGGGGCAGCAGAATTCCTTGAAGATCCCAATAATGGAGTCAAGGAG GTGAATGATGAACTCAATAAGTACTCGGCAAATATCTCAGGAGTTCCATACTATGTG GTAAGTGGAAAGCACAAGTTGAGTGGTGGGCAGCCCACAGAGGCTTTCCTCAGAGCTTTTGAAGCTGCTGCAAATTAA
- the LOC110630665 gene encoding E3 ubiquitin-protein ligase At3g02290 isoform X1 produces the protein MGAVCCCLHEEDFEDYMNPNSSVYRNCMCLSCFVQNFLHVYSLLFRRGEVHPVPLSIQGAASMTSASLDNSLCDMYRSPPRPLPYDADPRYFRMQRDGLVSRREKGSSHSHEESEPLRSDNDADSDSVSTADKWSASACEEGSKEQRVRSSLKLSSAKTVGIGYIYSSSEDEDVCPTCLEEYTPENPKIVTKCSHHFHLGCIYEWMERSDSCPVCGKVMAFDETT, from the exons ATGGGTGCTGTTTGCTGTTGTTTGCATGAAGAGGATTTCGAGGATTATATGAATCCTAACAGTTCTGTATATAGAAACTGCATGTGTCTCAGTTGCTTTGTACAGAATTTTCTACATGTG TATTCCCTATTATTTCGAAGAGGGGAAGTGCATCCTGTCCCTTTATCCATTCAGGGGGCTGCATCCATGACTTCTGCGTCACTCGACAACTCTCTCTGTGACATGTATCGTTCTCCTCCAAGGCCTTTGCCATATGATGCCGATCCCAGATATTTTCGCATGCAGCGCGATGGTTTGGTTTCAAGACGTGAGAAGGGCTCAAGTCATTCACATGAGGAATCAGAGCCATTAAGAAGTGATAATGATGCTGATTCTGATTCCGTGAGCACAGCAGACAAATGGTCTGCATCTGCTTGTGAAGAAGGATCCAAAGAACAGCGTGTTAGATCCTCACTGAAGCTCTCTTCAGCAAAAACTGTTGGGATTGGATACATTTATTCATCCTCAGAAGATGAGGATGTCTGTCCAACATGCCTTGAAG AATATACACCAGAGAACCCCAAAATAGTGACTAAATGCTCCCACCACTTCCACCTCGGTTGTATTTATGAATGGATGGAAAGAAGTGACAGCTGCCCAGTCTGTGGCAAG GTAATGGCATTCGATGAAACGACATGA